Proteins encoded in a region of the Drosophila gunungcola strain Sukarami chromosome 3L unlocalized genomic scaffold, Dgunungcola_SK_2 000005F, whole genome shotgun sequence genome:
- the LOC128259583 gene encoding FMRFamide receptor, with translation MSGAAVARLLLRLELPSPGVMPPPPTDYDYGGAISEDEFLASVVATSEGPTIRYDLFPQNHTNQPSLHILLNHTEVQTDLQYPHYEDLGLDPDPNWTRICEDVYNPSLENNRIEFWVCGVLINIVGILGILGNIISMIILSRPQMRSSINYLLTGLARCDTVLIITSILLFGIPSIYPYTGHLFGYYNYVYPFISPAVFPIGMIAQTASIYMTFTVTLERYVAVCHPLKARALCTYGRAKIYFIVCVCFSLAYNMPRFWEVLTVTYPEPGTDVILHCVRPSRLRRSEAYINIYIHWCYLIVNYIIPFLTLAILNCLIYRQVKRANRERQRLSRSERREIGLATMLLCVVIVFFMLNFLPLVLNISEAFYSTIDHKITKISNLLITINSSVNFLIYIIFGEKFKRIFLLIFFKRRLSRDQPDLIHYESSISNNGDGTLNHRSSGRFSRHGTQRSTTTTYLVATGGGGGGGANTCGGGVGNNSLNNVRLTQVSGSPGLIKIKRNRAPSPGPVVYFPAREMQRSASTTNSSTNNNTSIGYDWTLPDNKKLGHVSSGF, from the coding sequence ATGAGTGGAGCAGCGGTTGCCCGGTTGCTCCTCCGCCTGGAGCTCCCCTCACCCGGAGTAATGCCACCGCCGCCCACGGACTACGACTATGGCGGAGCCATCAGCGAGGATGAGTTCCTGGCCAGTGTGGTGGCCACCTCGGAGGGGCCTACAATACGATACGATCTATTCCCCCAGAACCACACCAACCAGCCCAGTCTGCACATCCTGCTCAACCACACAGAGGTGCAAACGGATCTGCAATATCCGCACTACGAGGACTTGGGTCTGGATCCGGACCCAAATTGGACGCGTATCTGCGAGGATGTGTACAATCCTTCGCTGGAAAACAATCGCATTGAGTTCTGGGTGTGCGGCGTTCTCATAAATATCGTCGGAATCCTCGGCATCCTGGGCAACATTATATCCATGATAATCCTCTCCAGACCCCAGATGAGATCGAGTATTAACTATCTGCTTACTGGCCTGGCCCGCTGCGATACTGTACTTATAATCACCTCAATACTGCTTTTCGGCATACCCTCTATATATCCTTACACCGGACATCTTTTTGGCTACTACAACTATGTGTATCCTTTTATATCCCCGGCTGTATTTCCCATAGGCATGATAGCCCAGACAGCCAGTATATATATGACATTCACGGTGACCCTGGAACGATATGTGGCCGTTTGCCATCCCTTAAAGGCGAGGGCCCTATGTACCTACGGCCGAGCCAAGATCTACTTtatagtgtgtgtgtgcttctCGTTGGCCTACAATATGCCACGATTTTGGGAGGTGCTGACAGTAACGTATCCCGAACCGGGCACAGATGTCATACTCCACTGCGTGAGACCCTCGAGATTGAGGAGAtcggaggcctatataaataTCTACATACACTGGTGTTACCTCATAGTGAACTATATAATACCCTTTCTCACCTTGGCCATACTAAATTGTTTGATATACAGACAAGTGAAGAGGGCGAACAGGGAACGCCAGCGTTTATCGAGATCGGAGCGGAGGGAGATCGGCTTGGCCACCATGCTGCTCTGTGTGGTGATAGTTTTCTTCATGCTGAACTTTCTGCCACTTGTACTCAATATATCCGAGGCCTTCTACAGCACCATCGATCATAAGATTACGAAAATCTCCAATCTATTGATTACCATCAATAGCAGTGTGAACTTCTTGATATACATTATATTCGGCGAAAAGTTCAAGCGCATTTTTTTACTCATTTTTTTCAAGCGCCGCCTGAGTCGTGACCAGCCGGATCTCATCCACTACGAGAGCTCCATATCGAACAACGGCGATGGTACGCTGAACCACCGATCCTCCGGCCGCTTCTCGAGGCACGGCACCCAGCggagcaccaccaccacgtATTTGGTGGCCACCggaggcggcggaggaggGGGAGCCAACACCTGCGGTGGTGGCGTTGGCAATAATTCGCTGAATAATGTCCGACTCACCCAAGTGTCGGGCTCACCAGGTCTGATTAAGATCAAGCGGAATCGGGCTCCATCGCCGGGGCCAGTGGTCTACTTTCCCGCCCGCGAAATGCAGAGATCCGCGTCCACCACGAATTCATCCACCAATAACAATACCTCTATTGGCTACGACTGGACGCTGCCGGATAACAAGAAACTGGGACATGTCTCGTCCGGATTCTGA